The sequence GCGGCGCGAGCTTCGCGAATCAGACGCTCGCGCCCGTCCGCTGAGGAGTTTTCCGAAATGACCTTCACGGCCACCGGCCGCTGCAGCTCTAAGTCAGTGGCGCGATAAACGACGCCCATCCCGCCGCGACCGATTTGCGAATCAAGCCGGTAGCGGCCGCGCAATACGTCACCAGCGACAAAGCCGGGACGCGAATCGCGCTCCAGGATTTGAGTGGCCTTAGACTCGCTGGTCATGGAGTGGAAAGAATAGCAATAGCAAGCACGTGAGCGTTAGCCTCCCGTGTTAAGATAGCGGCTCTGCCCCGCAGTTTGCTCGCATCTAATACTGCTATGATTCATTTTCACCGACATCGTTTCGCATTTCTGCTGATGAGCCTGAGTACGATTATCGCGGTGGTCGCGCCGCTGTTTCTGATTTCGAGCTGCCAAAGTTTGCAGCAGACGCCGCCGGAGTTGAAGGCGCGGGAAAACCTGCGCTCGATGACGCGCGGCGGCGTGCTGCCGGCGGACAATGTGGTCGCTCGCATCGAAAACGATTTTCCGCGCACGACGGCCGGATCGCTCGCGAAAGTTGTGCGCGCGCGCATCAGGTTGAAGGCGAATGACCATGCGGGCGCGGCGTCGCTGCTCGATTCGCGCGCGTTCGCCGATCACACGACGATTCCAGATCACGTTTTGTGGATGCGCGGCAACGCGCTTGAGCAAGCCGGTCGTCGCGTGGAAGCGCGGGCGGCTTACGAAAGCCTCGGCCGCGATTATCCAAATTCGTTGCGCGCGCGTGACGCGTTGATTCGTGTCGCACAGATGATGATGCAGGATGGGCAGTTCGCCGCTATGCCGTCGTTGCTGAGGCCGCTGGTTGAAAAGAATGACGGAACCGCCTTGTTGCTGGCCGCGAAAGCTCACGAGCAGCTCAGTGACTCAACGGGCGGACTCGCGAGCTATCGACGGGTCTACTTCTTCGCGCCCGCGTCTTCCGAAGCCGGAGAAGCCGCCAGCGCAATCTCTCGTCTCGGATCGAGCACTGCGCCCGCAACTGCCGACGAGGCAAAGTCGCGGGCTGAGAAACTCTTCGCGGCCAAACGTTACGGTGAAGCGTACGACGCTTACACATCTCTGTTTCTTGGTTCACCTTCATCGCTGACTTCGGAACTGGCGGCGCGTCGAATCATTGCTGCCGCGAACGCGCGCAAGTTTGTTGAAGCGAACGCGGCGCTTTCGGCGTCTTCAGGTGCAACCGGCGAAGCTCGCGCCGAAGCGATCTACCACGTGGCGCTGGCTTACGCGCGCGGAAAACAGTGGGCTTCGGCGCGCACTACGGCTGAAGATCTCCGCCGGCAATATCCGACCAGCCTGTGGACGATGCGCGCCTTCGTGCAATCCGGACAGCGCGCGGAAGAAGCTAAGAATGATGCGGACGCGAGCCACTTCTATCGCGCCGCCGTGAGCTCCTTTGCCGGCAATCCGGAAGTCACGCCTGCCCATTTCTATATCGCATGGGTCGCGCATGAAGGGAAAAACTTTACGGAATCATCACGGCTATTAATTGAACACGTGGCAACGTACGCGGGCAACAACTCGGACTTCCGCGGCAAGTCAGCTTACTGGGCAGCGCGCGACAGCGAACGGGCCGGCAAACTCGCTGAAGCGCGCGCTATTTATCAAGCTCTGTTAGATCGTTACGACGCAAATTGGTACGGCTATCTTTCGAAGCAGCGATTGGCTGATTTAGATCGCGCGGGCGCGCCGCGCAGAGACTTTCCGGCGGACTCGCAAATTGGCCGCGCGGTCGCGAATTTGAAGACCGTGACGGTGGCTGAGGAAACGGCAGGTCAAGCCGAAGACGAGCGAATTGCGAAAGCGGACCAGCTCTCAATCGTCGGCAGTGACGATTGGGCGCTGGAAGAACTCGCGTTGGCCGCGGCGACCGCGCCAAACAGTCCCCGCGTTAATCTCGCGATTGCGAAAATTTATCGATCGCGCAACGACAACGTGCAGGCATTCAACGCGCTGCGACGCAGTTATCCGGATTACTCGCAGATGAAAGTGGAAGAGATGCGCCGCGAAGAGTGGGACGTCTTCTATCCTTTGCAGTACTGGGACATCATTTCTCAGGAAGCGCGGGCGCGCGGAGTCGATCCTTACCAAGTCGCGGGATTGATTCGCCAGGAATCAGTTTTTAATCCGCGGGCAGTTTCTTCGGCGCGGGCTTACGGCCTTATGCAATTGATCGTGCCGACGGCGGTCACTACTGCGCGACACGTGGGCGCCGATCGCTCAATCACGATGGACGCATTGTTTGAGCCGCGCTTTAACATTCAACTTGGCACGGCGCACTTCAAAGAGCTACTCGACAAATTCGGACGCATTGAATACGTGGCCATCGCGTATAACGCCGGACCCGGCCGCGTCGGGCCATGGCGCGCCAGTTTGCCTTTGCAGATGGATGAATTTCAGGAAGGGGTGCCGTTCCGCGAGACGCGGCTCTACATTCAGGGGATAGTGCGCAACGGCCTTCAGTATCGAAGGCTCTACGACGAGAACGGAAACTTCCGATCGGAAGTAGGCGCGCGCGCGGTTTATCCTTCGCCCGGCTCTTCGCCGTCGCCGGCCGATTCAATCAAAATCCGCCGCATGACGGATGAAGAGGAAGAATAGTCCACAGATTACGAAAGACTGTTCTTTTGTACTTGGAACTTTGTTCTTAGATATCTGAGGTGGGTTGATGTCATATAGTGACGTGCTACTTCAATTTGAGAACAAAGTACAAAGCCCAAAGCACCAAGTACCATTTGGCGCTGCGTAATCTGTGGATAGTTCATTCATGTACACCCTCAAAGTCCGTTCAAAACAACGCGAAGAACTCGTCGAATTCACCGACGAAGTTCAGCGCCAACTCACTGACTCAGGGGCAAAGGAAGGCGTCGTCGTGCTTTATGTGCAGCACACGACCGCCGGCCTGACGGTGAACGAGAACGCCGATCCGGACGTGCCGCGCGATATGCTGCACGCGTTGCGTACTCTGATTCCGCAGCACGGCATGGGCTTTCGGCACGGTGAAGAAAACTCAGACGCGCACATCAAAGCTAGCTTAGTCGGTCCGAGCGTTACAGTTCCCTTCAACGAGGGAAGACTTCTCCTGGGTCGCTGGCAGGGAATTTTCATGTGTGAGTTCGACGGCGGCCGCGAACGGAAGATAATCATGATGATTCGCTGAAAATTCAGTCCTTAATCTCCGCAAGATAAGCTCTGCATTTCGTGCTGGTTTTCCGGGCGCTCGCATTCTCTGCGGCACACAGTTTGTAACTCTCGACCGGTGAAAATGTGTCGTGGGGGTTCGTGAAACGCAATGGCTAAGTTAGGACGAAGCTGCATTCTATTGACGTTACTGGTCGCTACTCTAAGCGGCAGCTTTCTTCCGACAGTAGGAGCACAAGTTGGGAACGCGGCCGACCTGACCGAAAGCGAGAAACTGGAAGCGCAGAAGCTGTCTGTCTTGTTTACTGAGAGATTGGGGCAGACGATGACCTTCTCGACGGTCATGGACGAACTATTTTTGCCGGATGCAGTCGAGCGTTATCTCGCCGAGGAGAAAAGGAGATCGGCAAAATTGGGGGCCACCGAAATTACGGTTTCACCGGGGATCTTCGTAAACCCACGTTTACTGGAAAACGCCACGCCTGACGACTGGCGGAAGTTATACAAGGCGACCTATAGCTTTCTTCTCCTGGGCTTTGTCCACGCCCTGGTTCGAAAAGCAGACATCGACAATCTTCAAGCAGGGGATCTATATCCTCCCGAAGTCATTCGGCTGCTGGACACGGATCCGTTGCTCAGTAACGTAGTAAAGAGGAAAAGCGCCGTCCGCGCTTTCGCGTCCGCTTCAGAAATGCGCGCCGCGACGGCGGTGCTTGAGCAAGCTAACGTTATGAGCCGCAAGGCGCTCGCACATCCCATTGATCTGGAGGCAATCGTTGTTCAAATGGCCATGGGCAATTCCACCAGACAACGTGAAATTAGTCAGGAACAGCGACTCCGCGCGCGCGACACATTGAATCCAGTGCTACATATCACTGACGCTGAATACTTTGGATTTCCGCACGGCTCTCGGATGATTTGGGTGAGGACGTTTTCGTTTCTGGATCTCTTGTTGACCAGAGTGGATGGGAAGCTCCGAATTGTGTGGGCACAGCCGATTGCCGATTAGCTTTTTGCTTGTTCGTCCTTCAACAGGCCGACAAACTTCTCGACATTTTCACGCGTCTTTTCCATCTGCCGGCGGCTCTCAAGATAGGCCTGCCACTGCGGCGTCAAGGTGAGCGCTTTAGTCGTATCCTGATCGAGCGCCTGCGCCATCAGAGCGATCAAGTCGCTGACCACGGCTGTGTGGTCGAGCAGCGATTCGATGATTGAGTGCGCGAGCTCAGTCGGGGTGAGGTCGGGATCGGCGTTGGGTGCGGAGGGCGATTCGTTTTCCATTGTTTCGTTTAGAGGCGGGCCTAAGCCTCGTACCAACTCCCGCGCACAAATGGTAAATCTGCGACAGTGGCGTTGGTCTCGCCTTCAGGCGCAACGACTTTCAGTTCAGTGCCCGCCGCCAAATAATCGTACTTGAGATAGCCGAGCGCAATTGCGTGGCCCAGCCGCGGCGAAAACGCGGATGATGTCACGCGACCAATCTCTTTGCCCTCGCTCGAAATAATCTTTGAGTTGCGCGGAACCGGCGTCGCGTCGTCCAGTATCACTCCGCTCAGCTTCTTCGCCACATGACCGCGATGTTTGATACGGACGATGATCTCCTGCCCGAGGTAACAGCCTTTCGTAAAGCTGACTGCATCTTCCAGATTCGTTTCGGTCACGACATTGGTCTCATCCATGTCGATGCCATAGAGCGGGACGCGCGCTTCGATGCGCAGCGTCTCGAATGTCGCATTTGAGATGTGCGCCGCGCCGGCCGCCGTCAACGCGTCACCCAATTTCGAGCTGCTGTTCGCGTCACTAAAAACATCAAAGCCGTCTTCGGCAGTGTGCGTCGCGCGAATAACAGTCACTGACGTATCGTTCAACTGCGCGTTCACTATTTTTTGACGCTCCACGGTCGCGGCTGCTTCACCGAACACGCGGGAAATGATCTCGGCTGCACCTTTTCCTTGCACGGAAAGCATCGCCGTCTTATCAGTTAAATCCTGCAAGTGAAAATCACCGGCGAGCGTGAATCGCTCCAGCAGCGTGATCACCGTCTCACGTGTCGCGCTTTCCGTGTCTATAAGAAAGCCGTCTTCGCGATGCGCGATGCGGACCGCGGCGAGCAGACGGCCTTGCACATTCGCGAACGCGGCCGTCATCCACGAATTCGCTGCGAGAGTCTTCATGTCATTCGTGATTAGGCCGTTGAGAAACAGCACGGCTTCGGACCCGCTCACGAGGATACGGCCGCGCGAAGATTGATCTATCAGGCCGGCGCCGCCATCGCGCACCGCGGAGTATTCAGAGGTTGAAATTGTTTCGGCCATCATGTTGATGCGGGCGAGGCGCCCGCGCTCCCAACTGCTCTCTTCACCACCTTGTAATCGCGCATCTGCTGAATCGCATTGCGGCTGGTGATCAAGACTTGCGGGCTCGGGTGATACAGCGGAATCAACGTTCGACTGTTCCACTGCCGCACCTTCGCGCCATCGTCACGCAATGTGAATGGATGATCGTGCAGACGCTTCAGCGCTTCAAGCGCAACTCCGCCTAGTGACACGATTATTTCCGGATTAACCAGCTCAATTGTGCGCCGGAGAAAGTCAGAACAGTTGCGCAGTTCCTGAGTAGCCGGCCGCCGGTTCGCGCCGGACGCGCCGCGCGGATTACACAGCGCCGCGCTGGTGATGAAAATTTCTGATCGCTGCAAACTCGCGGCCGCAAGAAAACTCTCGAAGTTCTTTCCCGATTGATCGCCTGAGAATGGAATCCGCGTTTGGTCGGCGCCCTTTCGTCCGGGTGCTTCGCCGATAAACATTACGCGCGCGTCAACCGAACCGTTGAGTTCGCTCAAGACGGCGGCGCGTCCGCACATCGCCGGACAGCGAGTACAGTTCGCCGCTTCAGCGGTCAATCTTGCGAATTGCTCTTTCTTGTCCATCCCGCGAAAACTGTTGACAACCGATCACGCTTCGCATAGAAGTGACGCCGCTCTAAACGCCCAAACATCAGGAGGAGTCCCTATGCGTCGAATATTGTACTTATCTCTGTTTCTAATCGCCTGCGCCGTTCCCGCGTTGGCACAGGATCCAGTCAAAGTCGATCCCAAACATTACAAGGTGGAATTCGAGAACGCCAATGTGCGCGTCCTGCGCGTCAAAATAGGCCCGGGAGAGAAGTCGATGATGCATCAGCATCCGGATGCGGTCGCCGTCTTCCAATCCAGCGGCAAAGGCAAATTCACATTTCCCGATGGGAAGACCGAAGAAAGAGACATCGTCGCTGGTCAGGCGCTCTGGACACCGGCAACCATACATCTCCCCGAGAACATTGGCACCACCGCGTTCGAAGTTATTCTCATTGAGATGAAAAACGACGCGAAAGCCACCACCCCCAAGAAACCGCAACCGGCAACTGCGCCCTAACGCACAACTTAGCAAAGAAAAATCATGGTCGAGGGTCGCGGCGGCGTGGCCCTCTGTTCTTGGTGTCGGCCGCTAAATTTGGTATGTACTATTACCCCATTTCCCCCCGGAGCGAGCACGCTACAAGTCGCGTCGCACAGGAGACTAAAAGATGGAAGATTTTGAGAAGCTGGGAGCGTTCTATCTCGGCCGGCCGTATGATCTGAAAAAAAAGAAGCGTCGCGAAGGCCTGGTTCTTTACGATTCGAAAGACCTGGTGACGCATGCAGTCTGTGTGGGCATGACCGGCAGCGGCAAGACCGGGCTTTGCATCGGCCTGCTCGAAGAAGCGGCCATCGATGGAGTGCCGGCAATTGTGATCGATCCGAAAGGCGACCTCGCGAACCTGATGCTGACATTTCCGGATCTTCAGGCCAGTGACTTCCTGCCCTGGATCAACCAGGAGGACGCGCAAAAGAAAAATCTTTCACCAGCGGACTACGCCTCGGCGCAGGCCGAAACCTGGAAACAAGGAATGGCGGATTGGGGCCAGGACGGGTCCCGCATAAAGCGACTGCGCGAAACGGCGGACTTTCGGATTTACACGCCCGGCAGCAACGCGGGCATTCAAGTATCGATACTGAAGTCGTTCGCGGCGCCGCCACCGGCGGTGCGCGACGATAGCGAACTGATGGCTGAGCGGGTGAACACGACCGTAACCAGTCTGCTCGGCTTGCTTGGCATCGAGGCCGACCCCATCAAGAGCCGCGAGCACATTCTCCTCTCAAATATCATGAACGGCGCCTGGGCGACAGGGAAAGACCTGGACATCGCCGCCTTGATGCAACAGATTCAATCGCCGCCCATGACGAAGATTGGCGTACTCGACGTGGAATCGTTTTTCCCGTCCGGCGATCGTTTCCAATTGGCGATGTCTCTGAACAATCTGCTGGCCGCGCCGGGTTTCAGCGCCTGGATGGAAGGTGAGCCACTCGACATTCAAAATGTCCTTTACACTCCGGAGGGCAAACCGCGAGTGGCGATTTTCTCGATCGCGCACCTCAGCGACGCGGAACGAATGTTCTTCGTGTCGCTCTTGCTTAATCAGGTGCTGGGATGGATGCGCACGCAATCCGGCACGACCAGCCTGCGCGCGATTCTCTACATGGATGAAATCTTCGGTTACTTTCCGCCGGTGGCGAATCCTCCTTCGAAACTTCCGTTGTTGACGTTGTTGAAGCAAGGTCGGGCTTTTGGGCTCGGCGTAGTGTTGGCGACACAGAACCCCGTCGATCTGGATTACAAGGGCCTTTCGAACACCGGCACTTGGTTCATCGGCCGGCTGCAAACTGAGCGTGATAAAGCGCGGGTGATTGAGGGACTGGAAGGCGTGGCGGCCGGCAGCGGGCAAAAGTTCGACCGGCAGGAGATGGAACAGATACTCGCCGGCCTCGGCAATCGCATTTTTCTCCTCAACAATGTGCACGAAGACGCGCCTGAAGTTTTCGAGACTCGTTGGGCAATGTCATATCTGCGCGGGCCGCTCACGCGAACACAAATCAAGTCATTGATGGAGCCGATCAAGGCGCAAGCTAACACCGGGGTTACTGTCGCCACTGCCGCGGCTGCCGCGACGCAAACGGCGCCCGCGACCTCGGCAGCAGCAGCCGCAGCTCCGGCTGTTGCTGTCACGCAACGACCCGTGCTACCTCCTGAGGTCGCGCAGTATTTCATTCCGATACGCAGCGAAGCACCGGCCGGAGCCGCACTCACTTATCAGCCGATGGTTTTGGGCGCCGCCGAAATTCACTACAGCAAAGCGAAGTTGGTGGACTTGTCACAGGAACTTACGCTGCTTTCCAACATTAACGAAGGGCCAATCGCAGTCGATTGGGATAAGGCCACGGCGGTGGATATGTCCGTTCAGGATCTCGAAGGAGCGCCCGCCGACGGCGCGGGCTTCGCGAATCTGCCGGCAGCCGCCGGCAAGGCGAAGAACTACGATGCGTGGCGGAAGGATTTCGCCGGATGGCTTTATCGAAATCAAAAGCTCGAGTTGTTCGAAAGCCCCTCCCTTGACTTGATCTCGAACCCCGGCGAATCGGAACGCGACTTTCGCGTGCGGCTGCAACAGCTCGGCCGCGAGAAGCGCGACGAGATGGTTGAGAAGCTGCGGCAGAAATACGCGCCCAAGATGTCCGCGCTCGAAGAAAAGCGGCGACGAGCGGAGCAAGCAGTTGCGCGCGAGGCTGAACAGGCTCAGGGCCAAAAAGTCCAAACGGCTATTTCGTTCGGCGCCACCCTGTTGTCGTCATTCTTCGGCCGCAAGACGGTCAGCCTTTCGACGCTCGGACGTGCGACTACCGCAGCGCGCGGTGTCAGTAAGACGATGAAAGAGTCGAGCGATGTCGGACGGGCGCAGGAAACGGTCGAGGCCGTGAGCCAGCAGCTTGCCGATCTCGACGCGCAACTCAAAGCGGAAACTGAAGCGATTCAACAGGGCAGCGATCCGCAAAACGAAGAATTGGAAAAGGTGAAGTTGAAACCGACCAAATCAAACATCTCAGTGAAACTGTTGTCACTGGTGTGGGCGCCGCAGTGGCGCGACGCGCAAGGGCAAGTTACGTCG is a genomic window of Pyrinomonadaceae bacterium containing:
- a CDS encoding transglycosylase SLT domain-containing protein; protein product: MIHFHRHRFAFLLMSLSTIIAVVAPLFLISSCQSLQQTPPELKARENLRSMTRGGVLPADNVVARIENDFPRTTAGSLAKVVRARIRLKANDHAGAASLLDSRAFADHTTIPDHVLWMRGNALEQAGRRVEARAAYESLGRDYPNSLRARDALIRVAQMMMQDGQFAAMPSLLRPLVEKNDGTALLLAAKAHEQLSDSTGGLASYRRVYFFAPASSEAGEAASAISRLGSSTAPATADEAKSRAEKLFAAKRYGEAYDAYTSLFLGSPSSLTSELAARRIIAAANARKFVEANAALSASSGATGEARAEAIYHVALAYARGKQWASARTTAEDLRRQYPTSLWTMRAFVQSGQRAEEAKNDADASHFYRAAVSSFAGNPEVTPAHFYIAWVAHEGKNFTESSRLLIEHVATYAGNNSDFRGKSAYWAARDSERAGKLAEARAIYQALLDRYDANWYGYLSKQRLADLDRAGAPRRDFPADSQIGRAVANLKTVTVAEETAGQAEDERIAKADQLSIVGSDDWALEELALAAATAPNSPRVNLAIAKIYRSRNDNVQAFNALRRSYPDYSQMKVEEMRREEWDVFYPLQYWDIISQEARARGVDPYQVAGLIRQESVFNPRAVSSARAYGLMQLIVPTAVTTARHVGADRSITMDALFEPRFNIQLGTAHFKELLDKFGRIEYVAIAYNAGPGRVGPWRASLPLQMDEFQEGVPFRETRLYIQGIVRNGLQYRRLYDENGNFRSEVGARAVYPSPGSSPSPADSIKIRRMTDEEEE
- a CDS encoding secondary thiamine-phosphate synthase enzyme YjbQ, which encodes MYTLKVRSKQREELVEFTDEVQRQLTDSGAKEGVVVLYVQHTTAGLTVNENADPDVPRDMLHALRTLIPQHGMGFRHGEENSDAHIKASLVGPSVTVPFNEGRLLLGRWQGIFMCEFDGGRERKIIMMIR
- a CDS encoding glycine cleavage T C-terminal barrel domain-containing protein: MAETISTSEYSAVRDGGAGLIDQSSRGRILVSGSEAVLFLNGLITNDMKTLAANSWMTAAFANVQGRLLAAVRIAHREDGFLIDTESATRETVITLLERFTLAGDFHLQDLTDKTAMLSVQGKGAAEIISRVFGEAAATVERQKIVNAQLNDTSVTVIRATHTAEDGFDVFSDANSSSKLGDALTAAGAAHISNATFETLRIEARVPLYGIDMDETNVVTETNLEDAVSFTKGCYLGQEIIVRIKHRGHVAKKLSGVILDDATPVPRNSKIISSEGKEIGRVTSSAFSPRLGHAIALGYLKYDYLAAGTELKVVAPEGETNATVADLPFVRGSWYEA
- a CDS encoding uracil-DNA glycosylase, whose amino-acid sequence is MDKKEQFARLTAEAANCTRCPAMCGRAAVLSELNGSVDARVMFIGEAPGRKGADQTRIPFSGDQSGKNFESFLAAASLQRSEIFITSAALCNPRGASGANRRPATQELRNCSDFLRRTIELVNPEIIVSLGGVALEALKRLHDHPFTLRDDGAKVRQWNSRTLIPLYHPSPQVLITSRNAIQQMRDYKVVKRAVGSAGASPAST
- a CDS encoding cupin domain-containing protein; protein product: MRRILYLSLFLIACAVPALAQDPVKVDPKHYKVEFENANVRVLRVKIGPGEKSMMHQHPDAVAVFQSSGKGKFTFPDGKTEERDIVAGQALWTPATIHLPENIGTTAFEVILIEMKNDAKATTPKKPQPATAP